CTTCTTTCTAATACCGACAAAGTCATCAAATACTTGTTTTAATTGAGCAGCCATTGTCCCGAAATATACAGGAGAACCGGCTATGATCGCGCTTGCTTCCAGAAAATCATCTCTTGTAACCTGATCTGTCTTTTTTAATACAGCTTCCGCCCCTGTAATCGCATTAACACCTTCAACTACAGCCTCAGCCAATCTTCTTGTGTTTCCACTCTTGGAAAAATAGAGAACCAGTATTTTCATTT
The genomic region above belongs to Caldisericota bacterium and contains:
- a CDS encoding NAD(P)H-dependent oxidoreductase, whose product is MKILVLYFSKSGNTRRLAEAVVEGVNAITGAEAVLKKTDQVTRDDFLEASAIIAGSPVYFGTMAAQLKQVFDDFVGIRKKMEDKVGAVFTTSGDVTGGKETTMFSIIQALMIYGMIIIGDPMAATGHYGVSCVGKPDEKTMEQGRLLGKRVAELALKVVK